One part of the Coffea eugenioides isolate CCC68of chromosome 10, Ceug_1.0, whole genome shotgun sequence genome encodes these proteins:
- the LOC113750493 gene encoding uncharacterized protein LOC113750493 — MASCHHITISDPEEEEEDADDAPPELEQGVKNTVDELKEINLGTNDDPRPIYISSCMTPEEEKEYVDLLLEFRDVFAWNYSEMPSLDPRVAVHNLSVKRGIKPVKQTQRRFRPELIPLIENEINRLIEAGFIRECYVDDLVVKSKKREDHIQDLRKVFQRLRRYQLKMNPLKCAFGVTSGKFLGFIVHQRGIEVDRSKIDAIVNMPEPRNIHELKSLQGKLAYIRRFISNLAGRCQPFSRLMKKWVPFEWDESCRNAFTSIKMYLMNPPVLAAPISGKPLILYIFAQERSVGALLAQENDEGKENALYYLSRMMTSNELNYSPIEKLCLALIFVIQKLKHYFQTHTIRLISKSNPIKYFMAKPVLSDRLARWYLQFQQFEIIYVPAKAVKGQILADFLADHPLPAEWELTDELPDEEVFMVESPWSMYFDGAAHRDGAGAGIIFHTPEANILPYSFTLTRRCSNNVAEYQALILGLETAVDMKQLHLRVYGDSKLVVNQLLGVYDVKKPELIPYYKYARQLMGYLGDARLSKAFNKHVRPRSFQIGELVLAVRRPIILTHGGQRKFTPKWDGPYVIREVYTNGSYKLVAEDGLRVGPINGKYLKRYYA; from the exons ATGGCTTCCTGTCACCATATTACGATCAGTGAtcccgaagaagaagaagaagatgcagacGACGCTCCCCCTGAACTTGAGCAAGGGGTAAAAAATACGGTCGATGAGCTAAAAGAGATTAACCTTGGCACAAACGACGATCCTCGCCCAATTTACATAAGCTCTTGTATgactcctgaagaagaaaaagagtatgTTGATTTGCTGCTCGAGTTCAGGGACGTCTTTGCTTGGAATTACTCAGAAATGCCTAGTTTGGATCCAAGGGTCGCCGTTCATAATTTGTCCGTCAAGCGGGGAATAAAACCTGTCAAGCAAACGCAAAGGCGCTTTCGGCCCGAATTGATTCCCctgatagaaaatgagataaatcGATTGATTGAAGCTGGATTTATACGAGaa TGCTATGTCGATGATCttgtggtgaaatcaaagaagcggGAAGATCATATTCAAGACCTTCGAAAAGTTTTCCAACGCCTTCGGAGATACCAACTGAAGATGAATCCTTTGAAGTGTGCGTTCGGAGTCACTTCTGGCAAGTTTCTCGGTTTTATCGTTCATCAGCGAGGAATAGAAGTCGATCGATCTAAAATTGATGCCATCGTGAACATGCCTGAACCGCGaaatattcatgaattgaagagTCTTCAAGGGAAGTTGGCTTATATCCGCaggtttatctctaatttggccGGACGATGCCAACCCTTCAGTCGACTGATGAAGAAATGGGTGCCCTTCGAGTGGGATGAATCGTGTAGGAATGCCTTTACAAGCATCAAAATGTATCTCATGAATCCTCCAGTTTTGGCTGCACCCATCTCAGGAAAACCATTGATTCTCTATATTTTCGCCCAAGAACGGTCGGTTGGGGCcttacttgctcaagaaaacgATGAAGGTAAGGAGAATGCACTGTATTACTTGAGCCGGATGATGACATCTAATGAGTTGAACTACTCGCCCATCGAGAAGTTGTGTTTGGCACTTATATTTGTCATTCAGAAGTTGAAACATTACTTTCAAACACACACTATTCGACTCATATCTAAGTCTAATCCCATTAAATACTTCATGGCAAAACCTGTACTGTCTGATCGACTCGCGAGATGGTACCTCCAGTTTCAacagtttgaaattatttacgTACCTGCGAAGGCTGTCAAAGGACAAATATTGGCAGACTTTTTAGCCGATCATCCCCTACCTGCCGAGTGGGAGTTGACTGATGAACTTCCCGatgaagaagtgtttatggTCGAATCTCCGTGGTCGATGTATTTCGATGGAGCCGCGCACCGTGACGGAGCCGGTGCAGGAATTATCTTTCATACTCCTGAAGCAAATATATTGCCATACTCTTTCACTTTAACACGCCGGTGTTCCAACAATGTGGCTGAATATCAGGCGTTGATTCTCGGTCTTGAAACGGCTGTAGACATGAAACAGTTGCATCTTAGAGTCTAcggtgattcaaaattggtggtAAATCAACTTCTTGGTGTTTATGATGTCAAGAAACCCGAATTGATCCCATATTATAAGTATGCAAGGCAACTCATGGGATATCTGGGCGAT GCTCGCCTTTCAAAGGCATTCAATAAGCACGTTCGACCCCGCTCTTTTCAAATTGGAGAGTTAGTGCTCGCCGTTCGGAGACCAATCATTCTCACTCATGGCGGACAAAGAAAGTTTACTCCTAAGTGGGATGGTCCATATGTCATTCGAGAAGTATATACAAATGGCTCATACAAGTTGGTTGCCGAAGATGGATTAAGGGTTGGCCCCATCAATGGCAAGTACCTAAAAAGGTACTATGCATAA